One stretch of Variovorax sp. TBS-050B DNA includes these proteins:
- a CDS encoding GntR family transcriptional regulator — translation MAPPKTPLRPQPKRRAADLAYEAIETLLSTLQLEPGSQIVEAELAERTGLGRTPVREALMRMVAIGLIVQQPRRGLLVSTIDLADHLDVIQTRRVLERLIAACSARRATALQRKEIVRCAELMVEAARRGNLNDYMRADRALDLVNHQASHNDSAVKAVTPLIVQCRRFWYAYQHEGEIVEGANAHFELAQGIATGDEAAAVAGANRLLDYLEVFARKIIDK, via the coding sequence ATGGCCCCCCCGAAGACCCCGCTCCGCCCGCAGCCCAAGCGAAGGGCCGCCGACCTCGCCTACGAAGCGATCGAGACCCTGCTCTCCACGCTGCAGCTCGAGCCCGGCAGCCAGATCGTCGAGGCCGAGCTCGCCGAGCGCACCGGCCTCGGCCGCACACCCGTGCGCGAGGCGCTGATGCGCATGGTGGCCATCGGCCTGATCGTGCAGCAGCCGCGGCGCGGGCTGCTGGTCTCGACCATCGACCTCGCGGACCACCTCGACGTGATCCAGACCCGCCGCGTGCTGGAGCGGCTGATCGCGGCCTGCTCGGCGCGGCGCGCCACCGCGCTGCAGCGCAAGGAGATCGTGCGCTGCGCCGAGCTCATGGTCGAGGCCGCGCGGCGCGGCAACCTCAACGACTACATGCGCGCCGACCGCGCACTCGACCTGGTCAACCACCAGGCCAGCCACAACGACTCGGCGGTGAAGGCCGTGACGCCGCTGATCGTGCAGTGCCGGCGCTTCTGGTACGCCTACCAGCACGAGGGCGAGATCGTCGAAGGCGCCAACGCGCACTTCGAGCTGGCCCAGGGCATCGCCACCGGCGACGAGGCCGCGGCCGTCGCGGGCGCGAACCGGCTGCTCGACTACCTCGAAGTCTTCGCGCGCAAGATCATCG
- a CDS encoding FAD/NAD(P)-binding oxidoreductase, whose translation MTNAAMAGERCDVLIVGAGPAGMAAAVAAAQGGASVAVIDDNPAPGGQIWRDGPGASLPAAARAWRDALERQPRIRLCSGTRVVAAPAPDVLLLEDAARAWRMQWQRLILCTGARELMLPFPGWTLPGVTGAGGLQALVKAGLPVEGERIVVAGSGPLLLAAAATARAAGAKVVRIAEQASFAAVAGFAAGLLRWPGKAMQALTLADARYRTASRIVAVQGGTQVKAVRLLRAGRTEEIACDRVACGFGLVPNTQLGRLLGCALAAPGDRAPGLAVDAQQATSRPGIYAAGECTGFGGSERALAQGAIAGHAAVGNMQAAQRHVAARARWDAFADRLHRGFALADELRRMPQADTLLCRCEDVPLAAVAGCSGWADAKLHHRCGMGACQGRVCGDAAQFLFGWTPPPPRPPLSPVRIATLAGLADDAGGDRQ comes from the coding sequence CCGGGGAGCGATGCGACGTGCTCATCGTCGGCGCGGGGCCGGCCGGCATGGCCGCGGCGGTCGCTGCGGCGCAGGGCGGCGCATCGGTCGCGGTGATCGACGACAACCCCGCGCCCGGCGGGCAGATCTGGCGCGACGGCCCCGGCGCCTCGCTGCCCGCCGCAGCGCGCGCATGGCGCGATGCGCTCGAACGCCAGCCGCGCATCCGCTTGTGCAGCGGCACGCGCGTGGTCGCGGCGCCCGCGCCCGACGTGCTGCTGCTCGAAGATGCCGCGCGCGCCTGGCGCATGCAGTGGCAGCGGCTGATCCTCTGCACCGGTGCGCGCGAGCTGATGCTGCCCTTCCCGGGCTGGACGCTGCCCGGCGTCACCGGCGCGGGCGGCCTGCAGGCGCTGGTCAAGGCGGGCCTGCCGGTCGAGGGCGAGCGCATCGTCGTCGCGGGCAGCGGGCCGCTGCTGCTGGCCGCGGCGGCCACCGCGCGCGCGGCGGGCGCGAAGGTCGTGCGCATCGCCGAGCAGGCAAGCTTCGCAGCGGTCGCCGGCTTTGCCGCCGGGCTGCTGCGCTGGCCGGGCAAGGCCATGCAGGCGCTGACGCTGGCCGATGCCCGCTACCGCACCGCGTCGCGGATCGTCGCGGTGCAGGGCGGCACGCAGGTCAAAGCGGTGCGGCTTCTGCGCGCCGGGCGCACCGAGGAGATCGCCTGCGACCGCGTGGCCTGCGGCTTCGGCCTGGTGCCCAACACCCAGCTGGGCCGCCTGCTCGGCTGCGCCCTCGCCGCGCCGGGCGACCGCGCGCCGGGGCTCGCCGTCGATGCGCAGCAGGCCACGAGCAGGCCCGGCATCTACGCGGCCGGCGAATGCACCGGCTTCGGCGGCAGCGAACGCGCGCTGGCGCAGGGCGCGATCGCGGGCCATGCCGCGGTCGGCAACATGCAGGCCGCGCAACGGCATGTCGCGGCGCGTGCGCGCTGGGATGCCTTCGCCGACCGGCTGCACCGCGGCTTCGCGCTGGCGGACGAACTGCGGCGCATGCCGCAGGCCGACACGCTGCTGTGCCGCTGCGAGGACGTGCCGCTGGCGGCCGTGGCCGGCTGCAGCGGCTGGGCCGATGCCAAGCTGCATCACCGCTGCGGCATGGGCGCCTGCCAGGGCCGCGTCTGCGGCGACGCCGCGCAGTTCCTTTTCGGCTGGACGCCGCCGCCGCCGCGCCCGCCGCTGTCGCCGGTGCGCATCGCCACGCTCGCCGGCCTCGCGGATGACGCGGGCGGGGACCGACAATGA